A stretch of Candidatus Zixiibacteriota bacterium DNA encodes these proteins:
- the dnaX gene encoding DNA polymerase III subunit gamma/tau: MSYYVFSRKYRPQKFAEVLAQDHVSETLTRAIEHGRIAQAYLFCGVRGTGKTTVARILAKRLNCANPQGSEPCDQCDSCVGIIKGRSLDVLEIDAASHTSVDDVRELRESIKYAPVSGKHKVYIIDEVHRLSGSAFDALLKTLEEPPAHAVFVFATTEAHKVPQTILSRCQRYDFRRIPESELRAALRGIAEKEKLQVADDALAELARRGDGSLRDALSILDQVASWQHEQIDMKLLTEALGILPRSEFRALLGLIRGKDAAGIIGKIDDVLKAGVGAAEFVRGFQEEVRLLLVFKAAPELGADYGMTADEAAEYRAQAAEYSLNDLLRIQNLLVALEEKIRDGFDPVINLELTLLKLMQMEESVSIEEVLRQLSGGTISAAKPAAAETAEAKKKSVSPASTLTISKPAESPAIAAPAAARTTPPPPEFDLNTMWQALLAALKPVHRNLQIKLSLAQPRAVEGNKVTVAFDRMGEVHVRYFQDRSLQQTLEQVARQVSGRDLRFHFFVDPAWSGKGENGGNGGRGANVMFAEAERAEHPLVAKAIEIFEAEVTARRDLNEK; this comes from the coding sequence ATGAGCTATTACGTATTCTCGCGCAAGTATCGTCCGCAGAAATTCGCCGAAGTGCTCGCGCAGGATCACGTCTCGGAGACGCTGACGCGCGCGATTGAGCATGGTCGGATCGCGCAGGCCTACTTGTTTTGCGGTGTCCGGGGGACGGGCAAGACAACGGTGGCGCGAATCCTGGCCAAGCGCCTGAATTGTGCCAATCCGCAGGGAAGCGAGCCGTGCGACCAGTGCGATTCGTGCGTGGGGATTATCAAGGGGCGGTCGCTGGACGTATTGGAGATCGATGCAGCCTCGCACACCTCGGTGGACGACGTACGCGAGCTGCGCGAGTCGATCAAGTACGCGCCGGTCAGCGGTAAGCACAAGGTGTACATCATCGACGAAGTCCATCGCTTGAGCGGCTCGGCGTTTGACGCCTTGCTGAAGACGCTGGAGGAGCCGCCGGCGCATGCGGTGTTCGTGTTTGCGACGACCGAGGCGCACAAGGTGCCGCAGACGATTTTGTCGCGCTGTCAGCGCTATGATTTCCGGCGGATCCCGGAGTCGGAACTGCGCGCGGCGCTGCGCGGTATCGCCGAAAAGGAAAAGCTCCAGGTTGCCGACGATGCGCTGGCGGAACTGGCGCGGCGCGGCGACGGTTCGCTGCGGGATGCACTGTCGATTCTCGACCAGGTGGCTTCGTGGCAGCACGAGCAGATCGACATGAAACTGCTGACCGAAGCGCTGGGAATTCTGCCGCGCAGCGAATTCCGGGCTCTGTTGGGACTGATTCGCGGGAAAGATGCGGCAGGGATCATCGGCAAGATCGACGACGTCCTGAAGGCCGGTGTCGGCGCGGCGGAGTTCGTGCGCGGGTTTCAGGAGGAAGTGCGCTTGCTGCTGGTTTTCAAGGCCGCGCCCGAACTGGGGGCGGACTACGGCATGACCGCGGATGAAGCGGCCGAGTATCGCGCACAGGCGGCAGAATATTCGCTCAATGATCTGCTGCGGATTCAGAATCTGCTGGTGGCGCTGGAGGAGAAAATCCGCGACGGGTTCGATCCCGTCATCAACCTCGAACTCACACTGTTGAAATTGATGCAGATGGAGGAGAGCGTCAGCATCGAGGAAGTGCTGAGGCAGTTGTCCGGCGGGACGATCAGCGCGGCGAAACCTGCGGCTGCGGAAACGGCTGAGGCGAAAAAAAAATCGGTAAGTCCCGCCTCGACGCTCACGATCTCCAAGCCGGCCGAGTCCCCGGCGATCGCAGCTCCTGCCGCCGCGAGGACGACCCCGCCGCCGCCGGAGTTTGATCTCAACACAATGTGGCAAGCTTTACTGGCGGCGCTGAAGCCGGTGCATCGCAATCTGCAGATCAAGCTATCGCTGGCGCAGCCGCGCGCGGTCGAGGGGAACAAGGTGACGGTGGCGTTTGACCGCATGGGGGAGGTGCACGTCCGCTATTTCCAGGATCGCAGTCTGCAGCAGACGTTGGAGCAGGTGGCCCGGCAAGTGAGCGGGCGCGACTTACGCTTCCACTTTTTCGTCGATCCCGCCTGGAGCGGCAAGGGTGAAAATGGCGGCAACGGCGGGCGCGGGGCGAACGTAATGTTTGCGGAGGCCGAAAGGGCCGAACATCCGCTGGTGGCAAAGGCGATCGAGATTTTCGAGGCCGAGGTCACGGCTCGGCGGGACCTAAACGAGAAATAG
- the recR gene encoding recombination protein RecR → MKPLPTSDTLEKLINRLSRMPGVGRKSAQRLAFYILKLPKEQSDELAELITDVKVKVKECSVCCNLTDSDPCRICADTQRDATKICVVEEAHDLMALEKGEAYRGVYHVLGGVLSPLDGVGPDDLKIRRLLERLKGEVSEVILATSPDTEGEATAIYIAKLIHPLGIKVTRIARGLPVGTDLQFADSQTLAKALEGRVEF, encoded by the coding sequence ATGAAACCATTGCCGACATCGGATACGTTGGAGAAGCTGATCAACCGGCTGTCGCGGATGCCGGGGGTGGGGCGCAAGTCGGCACAGCGGCTGGCGTTCTATATCCTGAAATTACCGAAAGAGCAGTCAGACGAGCTGGCGGAATTGATCACCGACGTCAAGGTCAAGGTCAAGGAGTGCTCGGTCTGCTGCAACCTTACCGACTCCGATCCCTGCCGCATCTGCGCCGACACGCAGCGCGACGCCACGAAGATCTGTGTCGTCGAGGAGGCGCACGATCTAATGGCGCTGGAGAAGGGCGAGGCCTATCGCGGGGTATACCACGTGCTGGGCGGAGTTTTGTCGCCACTGGACGGCGTCGGGCCGGACGACCTGAAGATTCGACGGCTGCTGGAGCGGCTGAAGGGGGAAGTGAGCGAGGTGATCCTGGCGACTTCGCCCGATACCGAAGGGGAGGCGACCGCGATTTATATTGCCAAGCTGATTCACCCATTGGGGATCAAGGTGACTCGCATCGCGCGGGGTCTTCCAGTGGGCACCGACCTTCAGTTTGCCGACAGCCAGACTTTGGCGAAGGCGCTGGAGGGGCGGGTGGAGTTTTAG
- a CDS encoding YbaB/EbfC family nucleoid-associated protein, which translates to MAKGFGDMMKQVQKMQAKLAELQEELNNKRVEATAGGGMVKAVVTGKGDLKEVRIDPEVLKESDVEMLEEMIVSAVTKAQEQAQQMQADTMSSLTGGLNIPGLGNLGL; encoded by the coding sequence ATGGCCAAAGGTTTTGGCGACATGATGAAGCAGGTTCAGAAGATGCAGGCCAAACTGGCGGAACTGCAGGAGGAACTGAACAACAAGCGCGTGGAGGCAACCGCCGGCGGCGGTATGGTCAAAGCAGTGGTTACCGGCAAGGGCGATCTCAAGGAAGTCAGGATCGACCCGGAAGTGCTCAAGGAGAGCGATGTCGAGATGCTGGAAGAGATGATTGTCTCGGCCGTAACCAAGGCGCAGGAGCAGGCGCAGCAGATGCAGGCCGACACGATGAGTTCGTTGACCGGCGGGTTGAATATTCCGGGGCTGGGGAATCTGGGATTGTAA